A stretch of the Drosophila sulfurigaster albostrigata strain 15112-1811.04 chromosome 2L, ASM2355843v2, whole genome shotgun sequence genome encodes the following:
- the LOC133834986 gene encoding odorant receptor 67a, translating to MLSNQLTVAEKPEKFFVTFNDFMSLPLFFYHTIGVDPYESTSSNYVQSRWLYVNFMVHVTNMGFNFVMECMFVVLYYKDTESIVDVCMTICYVGFVLVSQLKTISVWRQKSKLNALVREMESIFPSPNRVEQQKYRVDYYLRRCRFFLRGFSGLYLVLVVTYSFYIYVKYLIQHWLMQSTEVEKAMPYFSISPWDWHNNWSYYLMYLLQVLGAYTATTGHISADILIYAVNMQLVMHFDYLSNELAEFKNDAAMLHGTKSYAKDLKLLQDLISYHNKLLGLSDVMNNVFGMPLLLNFLTSSVMVCFVGFQMTLGLSADHTVKLALFLISAVSEIYLICYFSDLLIVASESVASAVYKMEWFEGDSRFRKMLIFIALRAQKPVCLKATVFLDISMETMTMFLKMSYRLFCVIRTMYQ from the exons ATGTTAAGCAATCAGCTAACGGTTGCTGAAAAGCCAGAGAAATTCTTTGTGACCTTCAATGACTTTATGAGTTTGCCTCTGTTTTTCTATCATACAATTGGAGTGGATCCGTATGAATCGACTAGCTCAAATTATGTACAGAGTCGCTGGCTTTATGTCAACTTTATGGTTCATGTTACAAATATGGGATTCAACTTTGTGATGGAATGCATGTTCGTCGTTCTCTACTATAAGGACACCGAGAGTATTGTCGATGTATGTATGACTATATGCTATGTGGGCTTCGTTCTCGTTAGCCAATTGAAGACAATCAGTGTGTGGCGTCAGAAGTCCAAGCTCAATGCCTTAGTTCGTGAAATGGAATCGATATTTCCATCACCAAATCGAGTGGAGCAACAAAAGTACCGAGTGGATTATTATttgcgtcgctgtcgcttttTCCTACGGGGATTCAGTGGACTCTACTTGGTCCTTGTCGTGACATATAGTTTCTATATCTATGTAAAGTACCTAATCCAGCACTGGCTGATGCAATCCACGGAAGTAGAGAAAGCAATGCCTTACTTCTCCATATCGCCATGGGATTGGCACAACAACTGGAGCTACTATCTTATGTATCTCCTGCAGGTGCTGGGAGCTTATACAGCCACGACAGGACACATTTCGGCCGATATTCTCATTTATGCCGTCAATATGCAGCTTGTCATGCACTTTGACTATTTGTCTAATGAATTGGCCGAATTTAAAAACGATGCAGCGATGTTACATGGGACTAAGAGCTATGCCAAAGACTTGAAATTACTGCAGGATTTAATATCCTATCACAACAAACTACTCGG ACTCTCCGATGTGATGAACAATGTCTTTGGCATGCCTCTACTCTTAAACTTTCTGACTTCCTCAGTAATGGTTTGCTTTGTGGGCTTTCAGATGACCCTTGGCTTGAGCGCAGATCATACTGTGAAGTTGGCTCTCTTTCTAATATCAGCTGTCTCAgagatttatttgatttgctatTTCAGCGATCTGCTGATTGTTGCA AGTGAGAGTGTGGCTTCAGCTGTTTATAAGATGGAATGGTTTGAAGGCGATTCTCGATttagaaaaatgttaattttcaTAGCTTTGCGTGCTCAGAAACCAGTTTGTCTGAAGGCCACCGTTTTTCTAGATATCTCAATGGAGACCATGACTAtg TTCTTGAAAATGTCTTATCGTTTATTCTGTGTAATACGCACTATGTATCAGTAG